One window from the genome of Streptococcus halotolerans encodes:
- a CDS encoding MerR family transcriptional regulator, whose translation MIYSIGQLAELSGISTRTLRYYEAIGILLPSRKNDSGYRFYGEKEVDILQQILFYKERGFELKQIKELLIQENLDMMTRLEDHLLDLKAKKARLEAMIDNLEHTIQAQKGKSTMTTQEKFQAFKEKKIAENDAKYGAELRNTYGEDAIRQSNQHFAQMTEETYKEWQKLDQDIKSLLHHAIVEGWTVEDERSKEIAQLHKKWLQMADKHYSVEKHIGIAQLYIADERFTTYYDDTTKGCAAFLTASISYWATLID comes from the coding sequence ATGATTTATTCGATTGGGCAGTTGGCTGAACTCTCCGGGATTAGCACGCGTACTCTTAGGTACTATGAAGCTATTGGGATACTTCTGCCTTCTCGTAAAAATGACAGTGGCTACCGCTTTTATGGTGAAAAGGAGGTCGACATCCTGCAACAAATTCTTTTTTATAAGGAGCGAGGTTTTGAACTCAAGCAAATTAAGGAATTACTCATTCAAGAAAATCTTGATATGATGACTCGTTTAGAAGACCACTTACTAGATTTAAAAGCTAAAAAGGCTAGATTGGAAGCCATGATTGATAATCTCGAACACACTATTCAAGCACAGAAAGGAAAATCAACAATGACGACACAAGAAAAATTTCAAGCATTTAAAGAAAAAAAGATAGCAGAAAATGACGCAAAATATGGAGCTGAACTTCGGAATACCTACGGAGAAGACGCCATTCGCCAATCTAACCAACACTTTGCTCAGATGACTGAAGAAACTTATAAAGAGTGGCAAAAGCTAGATCAAGACATTAAAAGCTTACTTCATCACGCGATAGTGGAAGGATGGACGGTGGAAGATGAAAGAAGCAAAGAAATTGCCCAACTTCATAAAAAGTGGCTACAAATGGCAGACAAGCATTACTCAGTAGAAAAACATATCGGCATTGCTCAATTGTACATAGCTGATGAACGTTTTACAACTTACTATGATGACACTACAAAAGGCTGCGCTGCTTTTTTGACGGCTAGCATTAGCTACTGGGCAACATTAATTGATTAA
- a CDS encoding DUF3397 family protein: MSVFMFKVLSASLLILTPIFTYIICKFFKLARLGIKFPDITIPLYIFEIIVASSQFFKHSFIYYYLIAIAILAIVAATWQFLRTKTFTYKKWFKFFWRLNFFLTFFFFLVTLILLFQYSS; the protein is encoded by the coding sequence ATGTCAGTATTCATGTTTAAAGTACTCAGTGCGAGTTTACTCATTTTAACCCCTATTTTTACCTATATTATTTGCAAGTTTTTCAAGTTAGCGCGACTTGGTATCAAATTCCCAGATATCACCATTCCTTTATATATCTTTGAGATAATCGTAGCCAGTTCACAATTTTTTAAACACAGTTTTATCTATTATTACTTAATAGCAATTGCTATTCTTGCCATTGTTGCTGCTACTTGGCAATTTCTAAGAACCAAAACATTCACTTATAAGAAATGGTTCAAATTTTTTTGGCGTCTCAATTTCTTTTTAACCTTTTTTTTCTTCTTAGTTACCCTCATTCTTCTATTTCAGTACTCTTCCTAA
- the rplK gene encoding 50S ribosomal protein L11: protein MAKKVENIVKLQIPAGKATPAPPVGPALGQAGINIMGFTKEFNARTADQAGMIIPVVISVYEDKSFDFVTKTPPAAVLLKKAAGVEKGSGEPNKTKVASVTRAQVQEIAETKMPDLNAASVESAMRMIEGTARSMGFTVTD, encoded by the coding sequence ATGGCTAAGAAAGTCGAAAACATTGTAAAACTTCAAATTCCTGCCGGTAAAGCGACACCAGCTCCACCCGTTGGACCAGCACTTGGTCAAGCCGGTATCAACATTATGGGATTCACTAAAGAGTTTAACGCTCGTACAGCTGACCAAGCTGGTATGATTATCCCAGTTGTTATCTCAGTATACGAAGACAAATCATTTGATTTCGTTACAAAAACACCACCAGCTGCTGTTCTTTTGAAAAAAGCTGCAGGTGTTGAAAAAGGTTCTGGTGAGCCAAACAAAACGAAAGTTGCATCAGTTACTCGTGCACAAGTACAAGAAATTGCTGAAACTAAAATGCCAGATTTGAACGCAGCATCAGTTGAGTCTGCTATGCGTATGATCGAAGGTACTGCTCGTTCTATGGGATTCACTGTTACTGATTAA
- the pyrH gene encoding UMP kinase: protein MVQPKYKRVLIKLSGEALAGERGVGIDIKTVQEMAKEIAEVHASGIQIALVIGGGNLWRGEPAAEAGMDRVQADYTGMLGTVMNALVMADSLQQEGVDTRVQTAIAMHNVAEPYIRGRALRHLEKNRVVIFGAGIGSPYFSTDTTAALRSAEIEADAILMAKNGVDGVYNDDPRKNADAVKFDELTHGEVIKRGLKIMDATASAISMDNDIDLVVFNMNEPGNIKRVVLGEPIGTTVSNKA, encoded by the coding sequence ATGGTTCAACCAAAATATAAACGTGTTTTGATTAAATTATCTGGAGAAGCTCTTGCTGGAGAGCGTGGTGTCGGTATTGACATCAAGACAGTTCAAGAGATGGCAAAAGAAATTGCTGAGGTTCATGCATCAGGCATACAGATTGCCCTTGTTATTGGTGGTGGAAACCTTTGGCGTGGGGAGCCGGCTGCAGAAGCTGGGATGGATCGTGTTCAAGCGGATTATACGGGTATGCTTGGTACGGTTATGAATGCTCTTGTTATGGCTGATAGTCTTCAACAAGAAGGAGTTGATACACGTGTTCAAACAGCTATTGCCATGCATAATGTAGCCGAGCCTTATATTCGTGGACGAGCGCTTCGTCATCTCGAGAAAAATCGTGTGGTTATTTTCGGCGCTGGAATTGGTTCTCCCTATTTTTCAACTGATACGACAGCTGCTCTTCGTTCTGCTGAAATTGAAGCAGATGCCATCCTTATGGCTAAAAATGGTGTAGATGGTGTCTACAATGATGACCCCCGCAAAAATGCTGATGCCGTGAAGTTTGATGAATTGACCCACGGTGAAGTGATTAAACGCGGTTTAAAGATTATGGATGCCACAGCATCAGCGATTTCGATGGATAATGATATTGATTTGGTAGTCTTTAATATGAATGAGCCAGGCAATATTAAGCGTGTGGTTCTTGGAGAGCCAATCGGTACGACAGTATCAAATAAAGCATAA
- the rplA gene encoding 50S ribosomal protein L1: MAKKSKQMRAALEKIDSTKAYSVEEAVVLAKSTNFAKFDATVEVSYNLNIDVKKADQQIRGAMVLPAGTGKTSRVLVFARGAKAEEAKAAGADFVGEDDLVQKIQGGWLDFDVVIATPDMMAVVGRLGRVLGPRNLMPNPKTGTVTMDVAKAVEESKGGKITYRADKAGNVQALIGKVSFEDDKLVENFRALNNVIVKAKPSTAKGTYITNLTLTTTQGVGIKVDPNSF; this comes from the coding sequence ATGGCTAAAAAAAGTAAACAAATGCGTGCTGCGCTTGAAAAAATCGACAGCACAAAAGCTTACAGCGTTGAAGAAGCTGTAGTGCTTGCTAAATCAACAAACTTCGCAAAATTTGATGCAACTGTAGAAGTATCATACAACCTTAACATCGACGTTAAGAAAGCTGATCAACAAATCCGTGGTGCAATGGTATTGCCTGCTGGAACTGGTAAAACTTCTCGCGTTCTTGTTTTTGCACGTGGTGCTAAAGCTGAAGAAGCTAAAGCAGCTGGTGCAGACTTCGTGGGTGAAGACGACCTTGTTCAAAAAATCCAAGGTGGTTGGTTAGATTTTGATGTTGTTATCGCAACACCTGATATGATGGCAGTTGTGGGTCGTCTTGGACGTGTCCTTGGACCTCGTAACCTTATGCCAAACCCTAAAACTGGTACAGTAACTATGGATGTTGCTAAAGCAGTTGAAGAGTCTAAAGGTGGTAAAATCACTTACCGTGCTGACAAAGCTGGTAATGTTCAAGCTCTTATTGGTAAAGTATCATTTGAAGATGACAAATTGGTTGAAAACTTTAGAGCTCTTAACAACGTTATCGTTAAAGCAAAACCATCAACAGCTAAGGGTACTTACATCACAAACTTGACACTTACTACAACTCAAGGTGTTGGTATCAAAGTTGATCCTAACTCATTTTAA
- a CDS encoding SDR family oxidoreductase, whose amino-acid sequence MRVFVAGATGRVAEQLIKELIGKGHTVVAGARKPGNVIHLAGVEPVAMDLHEDLTKLASLIKGSDAVYFTAGSRGKDLLQTDAFGAVKLMQAAEAANVSRFVLLSSIFATEPEKWSDPNLAKIMNYNIAKFFADHWLMHQTKLNYTIVQSGNLVEAESGSGKIAIHVSQPKPNTIPNVAKVLAEVLEFPNTIGKIIQMSDGETPITDALNSL is encoded by the coding sequence ATGCGTGTATTTGTAGCGGGAGCAACAGGACGAGTTGCGGAGCAGTTGATAAAGGAATTGATTGGAAAAGGGCATACCGTAGTTGCTGGGGCAAGAAAGCCAGGTAACGTTATTCATTTGGCAGGAGTTGAACCAGTTGCCATGGATCTACATGAAGATTTAACAAAACTAGCATCTCTAATCAAAGGAAGCGATGCGGTTTATTTTACAGCTGGATCGCGTGGAAAAGATTTGTTGCAAACGGATGCCTTCGGAGCAGTGAAACTCATGCAAGCAGCAGAAGCAGCAAATGTATCGCGTTTTGTTCTGCTTAGCTCTATATTTGCAACTGAGCCTGAAAAATGGTCAGATCCGAATTTAGCCAAGATTATGAATTATAATATTGCTAAATTTTTTGCCGATCATTGGCTGATGCATCAGACTAAGTTAAACTATACGATTGTCCAATCAGGAAATCTGGTCGAGGCAGAATCAGGTTCAGGAAAGATTGCGATCCATGTTTCACAGCCAAAACCTAACACTATTCCAAATGTTGCTAAGGTATTGGCAGAGGTTTTGGAGTTTCCAAATACTATCGGTAAAATCATTCAGATGAGTGATGGAGAAACACCAATTACAGATGCTTTGAACAGCCTTTAA